ACAGTTTCATTTGTTTGCGATTTGCGTAACGATAAGTATTGTAATAGTTCCTTTCTGCCTAATACCTTCCCATCAGCAATAAATCCATTGTCCTGAGGATAAATTTCAATAACCTGCGATGGTTCAACTTTCACTGTCCCGGCACTTAACGAGGGAAGGCTCAAGAAAACACCCTGACGTATAATAAATGAAGCGGTGACAATAAAAAATATCAAAAGGTTAAATGATAAATCTGCAATTGGTGTTGTATCAAAGTCAATAAGCCGTGATTGTTTTTGCTGTGGTTTGTTTTTACGCGTAAACCAGTACATTATACACCTTCCAGTGTTGTAGTACTTTCAATCTGTGAGTATCGAGGCAATTGTTTAGTTTTAAGCATAATAAGTTCAGATGCTTTTGCATACACGTTTTGCAAGATGTGAACATAGAAATGGTAAAATGCTAATGTGGGTACAGCTATGGATAATCCACCTGCAGTTGTGATAAGGGCAATCTGTATACCAACGGCAACCACCTTTGCGTTAACTGTTGTTGCTGCTGCAATTGAAGCAAATGCTGCAATCATACCCTGGACGGTACCAAAAAATCCAATGATTGGTGCTAAATTACCCACCGCATTCAGCAGTACCAGCCCTTTTTCCAGCTGGTTATAATACAGCTGCATATTTTTTTCAAGGTCATCTATTGCTTCCTCACGGAACCTGTATGTGCTTTGATTGAGTAATTTATTCAATTTATTTTCAATATGTACTGTATCCCATATTTTGATTTTAAAATAAAATAAGGAACGTTCTATAATAATGGTTAAACCTACAATGCCTAAAAACAGTATAGGCCACATCAAAATTCCACCCTGCTTAAAGGTAGTCCATAAATTGGATGAATTGGGCGATAGTTCCTGTGCAAATAATGGTTGACTTAGAAAAAGAATAATGAACGTTACTATTTTATTCATATAGGACCTCATCTAAAAAAATTTCTTAGAGCTGGATGGATAGTATTGAACATATTCCAAATTTAAAGCTATGTCAATTACTTTATTGAGCAAAACATTGTAAACTAATTTTCAGAGGTAACAATACATGAATATTCTTATAACTGGTACTGCAGGGTTTATTGGTTTTTATACTGCATTGCGCTTTTTACAGGAAGGATATAACGTTATTGGTGTTGATAATATGAATAGGTACTATGATGTATCGCTTAAGGAAGCGCGCAATAACATTTTGAAGCAATATAAAAATTATGATTTTTATCATAGTGATATAGCTAATTATCAGGAACTATCGGACATATTTAAAAAACATACTTTTGACTACGTGGTACATTTAGCTGCTCAGGCAGGTGTGCGCTACAGTTTAGAACATCCGTTTGACTATGTTCACAGCAATGTTGTTGGGTTTATGAATATACTTGAATGTTGCAGGCATAATCCTGTGAAACATTTAGTATATGCATCTTCAAGTTCAGTATATGGATTAAATTCTTGTGTGCCATTTTCTGTGCATGATAATGTTGACCATCCTGTTTCACTGTATGCTGCAACGAAAAAGTCAAATGAACTTTTTGCCCATTGCTACTCACATTTATATTCAATCCCATCAAGCGGGTTGCGTTTTTTTACCGTATATGGTCCATGGGGTAGACCTGATATGGCTTACTTTAAATTTACAAAAGCTATTTTTGAAGGCAAGCCTATAGATGTATATAACTTTGGAGATATGGAGCGTGATTTTACTTATATTGATGATATAGTGGAAGGTGTATACAGGATTACATTTAAAGTGCCACACGGTCAACCGGAATTTGATACCATACATCCAGATCCAGCGTCAAGTAGCGCACCGTTTAGAATTTACAATATTGGCAATAATAAACCAGTGCAGTTAATGTATTTTATTGAAGTTCTTGAAAAGGAAATTGGCAAGAAAGCTATCATAAACTTTTTACCCATGCAGCCAGGTGATGTGCTTGCTACATTTGCCGATATTGATGAACTTACTGAAGCAGTAGAGTATAGACCTGTTACTTCAATAGAAGAGGGATTACATCAATTTGTACAATGGTATAAAGATTACTATAAGGTTTAATTATTACCATGAATTCTTTTACCACTATAGCGGCAGGAAATATAGTATCATTTAATTGTCTTTCAATGATTGCATAAGTGTTTCAATGGTAGTTTTGTATGAACCTTCTGTATCGTATTGCATAGATTTCTGCAAATAGGTTTTTGCCATCACGGTATCATTCATCTGGATGTAACAAATTGATGCATTTATCAGGGCCGCTGCCTTAATATATGTGTATTGATCCATTGTGTAGCGCTCGATGGCCAAAAAATACACCGCTGCCTTTTTATAGTCACCTATATTATAATAGTTTTTGCCAATGTAATAGTTACCGATACCTTGAATCAACTGATTATCGCTATTTTGTGTGATGCATTCTTGAAATGAGTCAATTGACAAATCGTATAGTTTGTCTTTATAGGCAATATAGCTGGCGTACAGAAGATTTTTATTTGCTATTGTTATGTTTTGAATCAATGCATTCCAGAATTCTCTATCTTCTTCAACTAGTGTAGTGGTAAGTTGTGCCCATGCTGATTGTAATAGAAGAAATAAAATTATATAATATTTTAAAAAATTTTTAATCATGATATGCTTTCCTACTATATGCCAATTTTATTAGGAAAGTTTACAAAAGATATAAAACTTTTGCAAGTAAATTATTGTTTAATAAATAATAGTTTAAAGGTATTTTATATTTAATGCAAGAATAAAATATAAAATAGAGAGTGTCCCAAAAGACATCTCTTTGCAATGACTTATGCCTTCCTGTCATTGCGAGGAACGAAGTGACGAAGCAATCTTGCTTTTGAGGGGCATTGAGATTGCTTCGCTACGCTCGCAATGACTTATGCCTTCCTGTCATTGCGAGGAACGAAGTGACGAAGCAATCTTGCTTTTGAGGGGCATTGAGATTGCTTCGCTACGCTCGCAATGACTTATGCCTTCCTGTCAT
This genomic interval from Spirochaetota bacterium contains the following:
- a CDS encoding NAD-dependent epimerase, whose protein sequence is MNILITGTAGFIGFYTALRFLQEGYNVIGVDNMNRYYDVSLKEARNNILKQYKNYDFYHSDIANYQELSDIFKKHTFDYVVHLAAQAGVRYSLEHPFDYVHSNVVGFMNILECCRHNPVKHLVYASSSSVYGLNSCVPFSVHDNVDHPVSLYAATKKSNELFAHCYSHLYSIPSSGLRFFTVYGPWGRPDMAYFKFTKAIFEGKPIDVYNFGDMERDFTYIDDIVEGVYRITFKVPHGQPEFDTIHPDPASSSAPFRIYNIGNNKPVQLMYFIEVLEKEIGKKAIINFLPMQPGDVLATFADIDELTEAVEYRPVTSIEEGLHQFVQWYKDYYKV
- a CDS encoding MotA/TolQ/ExbB proton channel family protein, which encodes MNKIVTFIILFLSQPLFAQELSPNSSNLWTTFKQGGILMWPILFLGIVGLTIIIERSLFYFKIKIWDTVHIENKLNKLLNQSTYRFREEAIDDLEKNMQLYYNQLEKGLVLLNAVGNLAPIIGFFGTVQGMIAAFASIAAATTVNAKVVAVGIQIALITTAGGLSIAVPTLAFYHFYVHILQNVYAKASELIMLKTKQLPRYSQIESTTTLEGV
- a CDS encoding biopolymer transporter ExbD; its protein translation is MYWFTRKNKPQQKQSRLIDFDTTPIADLSFNLLIFFIVTASFIIRQGVFLSLPSLSAGTVKVEPSQVIEIYPQDNGFIADGKVLGRKELLQYLSLRKSQTNETV